In Streptomyces chartreusis NRRL 3882, the following are encoded in one genomic region:
- a CDS encoding trypsin-like peptidase domain-containing protein has protein sequence MKRVLSLAVVLVALTSASTAVADDGAGPLGVTVTAGAVAGSARVGVLVPAGRAAHPAGAHFCTASVVRAPYRNLVVTAAHCLDGRGELVFVPGYRNGRAPYGVWKVKRRFLPHGWVEGRREDSDVAFAVVAPRGGKGVEDVVGGYRFATGTATGATAVTLTGYPDSRETPVSCTNKPTVHSPTQQRIVCPGFTGGTSGSPWVNGDGQVVGVLGGHDDGGTTPDVSYSVVLRAEAERLYREAAGDP, from the coding sequence ATGAAGCGCGTCCTGTCCCTCGCCGTGGTCCTTGTCGCCCTCACCTCCGCGTCCACCGCGGTGGCCGACGACGGGGCCGGGCCCCTCGGTGTGACCGTCACCGCGGGGGCGGTCGCGGGGAGCGCGCGGGTCGGGGTGCTCGTCCCGGCCGGCCGGGCGGCCCACCCGGCCGGTGCCCACTTCTGCACCGCGTCCGTGGTGCGGGCGCCGTACCGGAATCTCGTCGTCACCGCGGCGCACTGCCTGGACGGGCGTGGGGAGCTCGTGTTCGTGCCCGGGTACCGGAACGGCCGTGCGCCCTACGGGGTGTGGAAGGTGAAGCGACGGTTCCTGCCCCATGGGTGGGTCGAGGGGCGGCGGGAGGACAGTGACGTGGCGTTCGCCGTGGTCGCGCCGCGGGGCGGGAAGGGAGTCGAGGACGTCGTCGGTGGTTACCGGTTCGCCACCGGTACGGCGACGGGGGCGACGGCCGTGACCCTCACCGGATACCCCGACTCCCGCGAGACGCCCGTCAGCTGCACCAACAAGCCGACCGTGCACAGCCCCACCCAGCAGCGCATCGTGTGCCCTGGATTCACCGGCGGCACCAGCGGGAGTCCCTGGGTGAACGGCGACGGGCAGGTCGTTGGGGTCCTCGGCGGCCATGACGACGGCGGGACGACCCCCGACGTGTCCTACAGCGTGGTGCTCCGCGCGGAGGCGGAGCGGCTGTACCGGGAGGCGGCGGGTGACCCGTGA
- a CDS encoding NlpC/P60 family protein, with amino-acid sequence MTVRKAWIVATVAISSALAFVMLLVVGVYIVAGNLVNGVGGGAKALAKGSVPAAYSALVQKWGNLCPAISPALLAAQLYQESGFNPRAQSHAAAQGIAQFIPGTWASHGIDGDGDGDRDVWDPKDAIPSAASYDCELASYVKKVGGNLTENMLAAYNAGAYAVIKYGGVPPYTETRNYVKRITTLSESFAAPVGRVDPSEQAAGAIEYAQKKLGTPYLWGGTGTAEQGGRFDCSGLTQAAYETVGIKLPRVANDQYNAGPHPARDELLPGDLVFFSDDLTNSRAIRHVGIYVGGGYMIDAPRTGAVIRFDPIDTPDYFGATRVTEDGAKALPTTV; translated from the coding sequence TTGACGGTGCGTAAGGCATGGATCGTGGCGACTGTTGCGATCAGCTCCGCCCTGGCCTTCGTGATGCTGCTCGTCGTCGGGGTCTACATCGTCGCCGGAAACCTGGTCAACGGGGTCGGCGGTGGGGCGAAGGCGCTGGCCAAGGGGTCGGTGCCCGCCGCGTACTCGGCCCTCGTGCAGAAGTGGGGCAATCTCTGCCCCGCCATCAGCCCGGCCCTGCTCGCCGCCCAGCTCTACCAGGAGAGCGGCTTCAACCCCAGGGCACAGAGCCACGCCGCCGCGCAGGGGATAGCGCAGTTCATCCCCGGCACCTGGGCCTCCCACGGCATCGACGGCGACGGCGACGGCGACCGTGACGTGTGGGACCCGAAGGACGCGATTCCCTCCGCCGCCTCGTACGACTGCGAACTCGCGTCGTACGTGAAGAAGGTTGGCGGGAATCTGACCGAAAACATGCTGGCTGCATACAACGCGGGGGCGTACGCGGTGATCAAGTACGGGGGCGTGCCGCCGTACACCGAGACCCGGAACTACGTGAAGCGGATCACGACGCTCTCGGAGAGCTTCGCGGCGCCCGTCGGGCGGGTCGACCCCTCCGAGCAGGCCGCCGGCGCCATCGAGTACGCGCAGAAGAAACTCGGCACGCCCTACCTCTGGGGCGGCACCGGCACCGCTGAGCAGGGCGGACGCTTCGACTGCTCGGGATTGACCCAGGCCGCCTACGAGACCGTCGGCATCAAGCTGCCGCGCGTCGCCAACGACCAGTACAACGCCGGGCCGCACCCCGCGCGGGACGAACTGCTCCCCGGAGACCTCGTGTTCTTCTCGGACGACCTCACCAATTCGCGTGCCATCCGGCATGTCGGCATTTATGTCGGAGGTGGGTACATGATCGACGCGCCGCGAACGGGTGCGGTGATCCGGTTCGACCCGATCGACACCCCCGACTACTTCGGGGCCACCCGGGTCACCGAAGATGGCGCGAAAGCACTGCCGACGACGGTGTGA
- a CDS encoding phosphatase PAP2 family protein, with the protein MAGLAESGSNPDVDLLYDINGLAKDAPPWFDRVMEFVGEYGLLFAIVLLVLWCWWSVRRRGEEDAASSVAALVWAPLAAGIAVLVNVPIRGFVERPRPFLDHQGLEVLVAGKTDYSFVSDHATIVMAMAVGLFVANRKFGLVALVLAVFGGFIRVYMGVHYPTDVVGGFALGTAVALLLSPVAMALLTPVTRAIERSPRVGWLVRARGRGGVGDGSDTVVPGTRSERAGAGASERDLAA; encoded by the coding sequence ATGGCTGGACTCGCCGAATCCGGGTCGAACCCCGACGTCGACCTGCTCTATGACATCAATGGCCTGGCCAAGGACGCGCCGCCGTGGTTCGACCGGGTCATGGAGTTCGTCGGCGAGTACGGGTTGTTGTTCGCCATCGTCCTGCTCGTGCTCTGGTGCTGGTGGTCCGTGCGGCGCCGGGGCGAGGAGGACGCGGCGTCCTCCGTCGCGGCGCTGGTCTGGGCGCCGCTCGCGGCGGGTATCGCCGTGCTGGTCAACGTGCCGATACGGGGGTTCGTGGAGCGGCCCCGGCCGTTCCTCGACCATCAAGGGCTCGAGGTGCTCGTCGCCGGCAAGACCGACTACTCGTTCGTGAGCGACCACGCGACGATCGTCATGGCGATGGCGGTCGGACTGTTCGTGGCGAACCGGAAGTTCGGGCTGGTCGCATTGGTGCTGGCCGTGTTCGGCGGGTTCATTCGCGTCTACATGGGTGTGCACTACCCGACGGACGTCGTGGGTGGGTTCGCGCTGGGGACGGCTGTGGCACTGCTGTTGTCCCCGGTGGCGATGGCGCTGTTGACGCCCGTCACGCGGGCGATCGAGCGGTCGCCTCGGGTGGGGTGGCTGGTGCGGGCTCGTGGGCGCGGGGGCGTCGGTGACGGGTCGGACACGGTGGTTCCTGGGACGCGGAGTGAGCGGGCCGGGGCCGGGGCGTCCGAGCGGGACCTCGCTGCGTAG
- a CDS encoding FAD-binding oxidoreductase, which translates to MERRTFLAVGTAGIAATATPLTAACTTPDTRSRTTATARTSATKTTAANWSALARDLDGPLVRPGDADWKTARQLYNTRFDTLKPAAVAYVSHPDDIRTALAYARSHALRVAIRNGGHSYAGWSSGDGRLIIDVSKLNRVRASGNTAVIGAGAKLIDVYRALAAKGVTIPAGSCPTVGVSGLTLGGGHGVVSRAYGLTCDSLTQATLITADGKQLTAGAREHKDLFWALRGAGNGNFGVVTELHFTTHPAPQGVSAYLSWPGSKAAAVVKAWQEWGPAQPDEIWSSLHLANAAGGNPTVSVAAFSLGTYGELQNAVDRLADRVGASASSVSLRRRSYEESMEVYAGCSSFPTDAQCHLPGSTPGRSPKGALGRETYAAASDFFDRSLSAAGIRTLLSQIRSVRGGTGSIALTALGGAVNRVSPTSTAFVHRRSRMLAQYIAAWRPGTTGATARDWLASAHKSMRPYASGAAYQNYTDPTLTNWREAYYGDAAARLKKLKKQYDPTRFFTYPQAL; encoded by the coding sequence ATGGAACGGCGTACATTCCTCGCAGTCGGCACGGCGGGCATCGCCGCGACCGCAACCCCGCTCACCGCCGCCTGCACGACACCGGACACCCGCTCCAGGACCACGGCCACCGCCAGAACCAGCGCCACGAAAACCACCGCCGCCAACTGGTCCGCCCTCGCGCGCGACCTCGACGGCCCCCTCGTCCGCCCGGGCGACGCCGACTGGAAGACGGCCCGGCAGCTCTACAACACCCGTTTCGACACCCTCAAGCCCGCCGCGGTCGCGTACGTGTCCCACCCGGACGACATCCGCACCGCCCTGGCCTACGCCCGCAGCCACGCCCTGCGCGTGGCGATCCGCAACGGCGGCCACTCCTACGCCGGCTGGTCCTCCGGCGACGGGCGCCTGATCATCGACGTCTCCAAACTCAACCGCGTCCGGGCCTCCGGCAACACCGCGGTGATCGGCGCCGGCGCCAAACTCATCGACGTCTACCGCGCGCTCGCCGCGAAGGGCGTGACGATCCCCGCCGGCTCCTGCCCCACCGTCGGCGTCTCCGGCCTCACCCTCGGCGGCGGACACGGCGTGGTCTCCCGCGCCTACGGCCTGACCTGCGACAGCCTCACCCAGGCCACCCTGATCACCGCGGACGGCAAGCAGCTCACCGCGGGCGCCCGCGAGCACAAGGACCTCTTCTGGGCCCTGCGCGGCGCAGGGAACGGCAACTTCGGCGTCGTGACGGAACTGCACTTCACGACCCACCCGGCCCCGCAGGGCGTCTCGGCGTACCTGTCCTGGCCGGGGTCGAAGGCGGCCGCGGTGGTGAAGGCCTGGCAGGAGTGGGGCCCCGCGCAGCCGGACGAGATCTGGTCGTCCCTCCACCTGGCGAACGCCGCCGGCGGCAACCCGACCGTCTCCGTCGCGGCCTTCTCCCTCGGCACCTACGGCGAGCTCCAGAACGCGGTCGACCGCCTCGCCGACCGCGTCGGCGCATCGGCGAGCAGCGTCTCCCTGCGGCGCCGCTCGTACGAGGAGTCGATGGAGGTGTACGCCGGCTGCTCCTCGTTCCCGACGGACGCCCAGTGCCATCTGCCCGGCTCGACCCCGGGCCGTTCCCCGAAGGGCGCGCTGGGCCGCGAGACGTACGCCGCGGCGTCCGACTTCTTCGACCGCTCCCTCTCGGCGGCCGGTATCCGCACGCTGCTGTCCCAGATCAGGTCGGTACGCGGTGGCACGGGCAGCATCGCCCTCACGGCCCTCGGCGGAGCGGTGAACCGTGTCTCCCCGACGTCCACGGCCTTCGTCCACCGCCGCTCCCGGATGCTGGCCCAGTACATCGCCGCCTGGCGCCCGGGCACGACGGGCGCCACGGCCCGGGACTGGCTGGCCTCCGCCCACAAGTCCATGCGCCCGTACGCCTCAGGCGCGGCCTACCAGAACTACACGGACCCGACCCTCACCAACTGGCGCGAGGCGTACTACGGCGACGCGGCGGCCCGCCTGAAGAAACTGAAGAAGCAATACGACCCCACGCGCTTCTTCACGTACCCGCAGGCGCTCTGA
- a CDS encoding metal-sensitive transcriptional regulator, translated as MTDVTDVTDAGDVADVTAGADVTADADVVTDHDRGVHGYHKQKDEHLKRLRRIEGQIRGLQRMVDEDVYCIDILTQVSASTKALQSFALQLLEEHLRHCVADAALKGGDEIDAKVKEATQAIARMLRT; from the coding sequence ATGACGGACGTGACCGACGTCACGGATGCCGGGGATGTCGCGGATGTCACCGCCGGAGCGGATGTCACCGCCGACGCGGACGTCGTGACCGACCACGACCGGGGCGTGCACGGCTACCACAAGCAGAAGGACGAACACCTCAAGCGCCTGCGCCGGATCGAGGGCCAGATCCGCGGCCTGCAGCGCATGGTCGACGAGGACGTCTACTGCATCGACATACTCACGCAGGTCTCCGCCTCCACCAAGGCCCTGCAGTCCTTCGCCCTCCAGCTGCTGGAGGAGCATCTGCGGCACTGCGTCGCCGACGCGGCCCTCAAGGGCGGTGACGAGATCGACGCGAAGGTCAAGGAGGCGACCCAGGCGATCGCGCGCATGCTGCGGACCTGA
- a CDS encoding DUF47 domain-containing protein: MRFRLTPRETSFYDMFAASADNIVTGSKLLMELLGADASARAEIAERMRAAEHAGDDATHAIFHQLNSSFITPFDREDIYSLASSLDDIMDFMEEAVDLVVLYNVEELPKGVDQQIEVLARAAELTAEAMPHLRTMENLTEYWIEVNRLENQADQIHRKLLAHLFNGKYDAIEVLKLKQIVDVLEEAADAFEHVANTVETIAVKES, translated from the coding sequence GTGCGATTTCGTCTGACCCCCAGGGAGACGAGCTTCTACGACATGTTCGCCGCGTCCGCGGACAACATCGTCACGGGCTCGAAACTCCTGATGGAACTGCTCGGGGCGGACGCTTCCGCCCGGGCCGAGATCGCAGAGCGTATGCGGGCAGCGGAACACGCAGGTGACGACGCCACGCACGCGATCTTCCACCAGCTGAACTCCTCGTTCATCACGCCCTTCGACCGCGAGGACATCTACTCCCTCGCCTCGTCCCTCGACGACATCATGGACTTCATGGAGGAGGCCGTCGACCTGGTCGTCCTCTACAACGTCGAGGAACTGCCCAAGGGCGTCGACCAGCAGATCGAGGTACTGGCGCGCGCTGCCGAACTGACGGCCGAAGCGATGCCGCACCTGCGGACGATGGAGAACCTCACCGAGTACTGGATCGAGGTCAACCGGCTGGAGAACCAGGCCGACCAGATCCACCGCAAGCTGCTCGCGCACCTCTTCAACGGCAAGTACGACGCCATCGAGGTCCTCAAGCTCAAGCAGATCGTGGACGTGCTGGAGGAAGCGGCGGACGCGTTCGAGCACGTGGCGAACACGGTGGAGACCATCGCCGTCAAGGAGTCCTGA
- a CDS encoding inorganic phosphate transporter: MDTFALVVTIAVALFFTYTNGFHDSANAIATSVSTRALTPKAALAMAAVMNLAGAFMGSGVAKTVSEGLIQTPVGSKGMGILFAALVGAIVWNLITWYFGLPSSSSHALFGGMVGAALAGGTTVYWHGVLEKVVIPMFISPVVGLLAGYLVMTAIMWIFRKANPHKAKRGFRIAQTVSAAGMALGHGLQDAQKTMGIVVMALVIADVEDYGDPIPVWVKIACAVMLSLGTYAGGWRIMRTLGRKIIELDPPQGFAAETTGASIMFATAFLFKAPISTTHVITSAIMGVGATKRVNAVRWGVAKNIILGWFITMPAAALVAAASYGIVSLAFL; the protein is encoded by the coding sequence ATGGACACCTTTGCTCTGGTCGTGACCATCGCGGTCGCGCTGTTCTTCACGTACACCAACGGCTTCCACGACTCGGCGAACGCGATCGCCACGTCCGTGTCGACGCGGGCGCTGACGCCGAAGGCCGCGCTGGCCATGGCCGCGGTGATGAACCTCGCCGGTGCGTTCATGGGATCCGGGGTCGCCAAGACCGTCAGCGAGGGACTGATCCAGACGCCCGTGGGGTCGAAGGGGATGGGGATCCTCTTCGCCGCGCTGGTGGGTGCGATCGTCTGGAACCTCATCACCTGGTACTTCGGGCTGCCCTCTTCCTCCTCGCACGCGCTGTTCGGCGGCATGGTGGGGGCCGCGCTCGCCGGTGGGACGACGGTCTACTGGCACGGGGTGCTGGAGAAGGTCGTCATCCCCATGTTCATCTCCCCGGTGGTCGGCCTGCTGGCCGGTTACCTGGTGATGACCGCGATCATGTGGATCTTCCGCAAGGCCAACCCGCACAAGGCCAAGCGCGGTTTCCGGATAGCCCAGACCGTCTCGGCGGCCGGGATGGCGCTGGGGCACGGTCTCCAGGACGCGCAGAAGACGATGGGCATCGTGGTGATGGCGCTCGTCATCGCCGATGTCGAGGACTACGGCGACCCGATCCCGGTGTGGGTGAAGATCGCCTGTGCGGTGATGCTGTCGCTGGGGACGTACGCCGGCGGGTGGCGGATCATGCGGACGCTGGGGCGGAAGATCATCGAGCTGGATCCGCCGCAGGGCTTCGCGGCGGAGACGACGGGGGCGTCGATCATGTTCGCCACGGCGTTCCTGTTCAAGGCGCCGATCTCCACGACGCACGTCATCACTTCGGCGATCATGGGCGTCGGGGCGACGAAGCGGGTGAACGCCGTGCGGTGGGGCGTCGCCAAGAACATCATCCTGGGGTGGTTCATCACGATGCCGGCCGCCGCGCTGGTGGCCGCGGCGTCGTACGGGATCGTCAGTCTGGCGTTTCTGTAG
- the pstB gene encoding phosphate ABC transporter ATP-binding protein PstB, which produces MAKRIDVSGLTAYYGSHKAIEDISMTVEPRSVTAFIGPSGCGKSTFLRTLNRMHEVTSGGRVEGKVLLDDEDLYGTGIDPVSVRREVGMVFQRPNPFPTMSIFDNVAAGLRLNGNYNKSELSDIVERSLKGANLWNEVKDRLNKPGSGLSGGQQQRLCIARAIAVEPNVLLMDEPCSALDPISTLAIEDLIGELKERFTIVIVTHNMQQAARVSDRTAFFNLSAVGQPGKLIEIDDTERIFSNPSVQATEDYISGRFG; this is translated from the coding sequence ATGGCCAAGCGAATCGACGTGAGCGGACTGACCGCCTACTACGGCTCCCACAAGGCGATCGAGGACATCTCGATGACCGTCGAGCCGCGCTCGGTGACGGCGTTCATCGGCCCGTCCGGCTGCGGCAAGTCGACGTTCCTGCGCACGCTGAACCGGATGCACGAGGTGACCTCGGGCGGCCGGGTCGAGGGCAAGGTGCTCCTGGACGACGAGGACCTCTACGGCACGGGCATCGACCCGGTGTCCGTGCGCCGCGAGGTCGGCATGGTGTTCCAGCGGCCGAACCCGTTCCCCACCATGTCGATCTTCGACAACGTGGCGGCGGGGCTGCGGCTGAACGGCAACTACAACAAGAGCGAGCTCTCCGACATCGTCGAGCGGTCGCTCAAGGGCGCCAACCTCTGGAACGAGGTCAAGGACCGCCTGAACAAGCCCGGCTCCGGCCTCTCCGGCGGTCAGCAGCAGCGGCTGTGCATCGCGCGGGCGATCGCGGTCGAGCCGAACGTCCTGCTCATGGACGAGCCCTGCTCCGCCCTCGACCCGATCTCCACCCTCGCCATCGAGGACCTGATCGGTGAGCTGAAGGAGCGCTTCACGATCGTCATCGTGACGCACAACATGCAGCAGGCGGCGCGGGTCTCCGACCGCACGGCGTTCTTCAACCTGTCGGCGGTGGGCCAGCCCGGCAAGCTCATAGAGATCGACGACACGGAGCGCATCTTCTCCAACCCGTCGGTCCAGGCCACGGAGGACTACATCTCCGGCCGCTTCGGCTGA
- the pstA gene encoding phosphate ABC transporter permease PstA — protein MSTTSSLAPKRPSTLRGGHLPKWAPWAIAAGSVALGLGISAAAGLHSSVQWALIAAILHVLGTYVIAARVENRRQAKDRVVTSLVWVAFLLAVVPLASLVWSTVQRGVKVLDVYFLTHSMGVVADSETGGGIYHAILGTLEQVGLATLIAAPIGVLTAIYLVEYGRGNLARAVTFFVDVMTGIPSIVAGLFILSLMLMFDMEPFGFAGSLALAILMMPVVVRSTEEMLKLVPNELREASLALGVPKWRTILKVVLPTSIGGITTGIMLAIARIAGETAPVLLLVFGSKFINANPFEGAQASLPLYIYQQYGSGEVTAYDRAWAASLTLIAFVMILNLVARGIARWKAPKTGR, from the coding sequence ATGAGCACCACATCCTCCCTCGCCCCCAAGCGGCCCAGTACCCTGCGCGGCGGCCACCTGCCCAAGTGGGCTCCGTGGGCCATCGCCGCCGGATCCGTCGCCCTCGGACTCGGCATCAGCGCCGCCGCCGGCCTGCACAGCAGCGTCCAGTGGGCGCTGATCGCCGCGATCCTGCACGTCCTCGGTACGTACGTCATCGCGGCCCGGGTCGAGAACCGCCGCCAGGCCAAGGACCGCGTGGTCACCTCGCTGGTGTGGGTCGCTTTCCTGCTCGCCGTGGTGCCGCTGGCCTCGCTGGTGTGGTCGACCGTCCAACGCGGCGTGAAGGTCCTCGACGTCTACTTCCTGACCCACTCGATGGGTGTGGTCGCCGACTCGGAGACGGGCGGCGGCATCTACCACGCCATTCTCGGCACGCTGGAGCAGGTCGGCCTCGCCACGCTGATCGCCGCGCCGATCGGCGTGCTCACCGCGATCTACCTGGTGGAGTACGGGCGCGGCAACCTCGCCCGGGCCGTCACCTTCTTCGTCGACGTCATGACCGGCATCCCGTCGATCGTCGCCGGCCTGTTCATCCTCAGCCTCATGCTGATGTTCGACATGGAGCCCTTCGGCTTCGCCGGGTCACTCGCCCTCGCGATCCTGATGATGCCGGTCGTCGTCCGCTCCACGGAGGAGATGCTCAAGCTCGTCCCGAACGAGCTGCGCGAAGCCTCTCTCGCGCTCGGCGTGCCCAAGTGGCGCACCATCCTGAAGGTGGTCCTGCCGACGTCGATCGGCGGCATCACCACCGGCATCATGCTGGCCATCGCCCGCATCGCCGGTGAGACCGCGCCCGTGCTGCTGCTCGTCTTCGGCAGCAAGTTCATCAACGCCAACCCCTTCGAGGGCGCGCAGGCGTCGCTCCCGCTGTACATCTACCAGCAGTACGGATCGGGCGAGGTCACGGCGTACGACCGCGCCTGGGCGGCGTCCCTCACCCTGATCGCCTTCGTGATGATCCTGAACCTGGTGGCCCGCGGGATCGCCCGCTGGAAGGCCCCGAAGACCGGTCGCTGA
- the pstC gene encoding phosphate ABC transporter permease subunit PstC — protein MDTTQIADAPPPTQPPTAEQKRAARGATRPGDRIFLGLSRGSGILLLLIMAAIAGFLTYRAVLAISKDDGNFLTTFEWNTGVNPPVFGIAVLAYGTIVSSIIAMVIAVPVSVAIALFLTHYAPRRLRGPIAYVIDLLAAVPSIVYGLWGALVLVPHMNGLFGWLNDYLGWTGIFSWQGGAARSMLTVGILLAIMILPIITNVSREVFRQVPQMHEEAALALGATRWEVIRMAVIPFGRSGVISASMLGLGRALGETMAVATVLSPDFLIHTSLLDPGGGTFAQNIASKFSEATEFGRDALIASGLVLFVITLLVNGAARAIIARRKEYSGANA, from the coding sequence ATGGACACAACACAGATAGCTGACGCACCTCCCCCCACGCAGCCGCCCACGGCCGAGCAGAAGCGCGCGGCCCGTGGCGCCACCCGACCCGGAGACCGGATCTTCCTCGGTCTGTCCCGTGGCTCGGGCATTCTGCTGCTGCTGATCATGGCCGCGATCGCGGGCTTCCTCACCTACCGTGCCGTCCTCGCCATCAGCAAGGACGACGGCAACTTCCTGACCACCTTCGAGTGGAACACCGGTGTCAACCCGCCGGTCTTCGGCATCGCGGTCCTGGCCTACGGCACGATCGTCTCCTCGATCATCGCCATGGTCATCGCGGTCCCGGTCTCGGTCGCCATCGCGCTGTTCCTCACTCACTACGCCCCGCGCCGGCTGCGCGGCCCCATCGCCTATGTGATCGACCTGCTGGCCGCCGTGCCGTCCATCGTCTACGGCCTGTGGGGCGCCCTGGTCCTCGTCCCGCACATGAACGGCCTCTTCGGCTGGCTGAACGACTACCTCGGCTGGACCGGCATCTTCTCCTGGCAGGGCGGCGCCGCGCGCTCCATGCTCACCGTGGGCATCCTGCTCGCGATCATGATCCTGCCGATCATCACCAACGTGAGCCGCGAGGTCTTCCGCCAGGTCCCGCAGATGCACGAGGAGGCGGCCCTGGCGCTCGGCGCCACGCGCTGGGAGGTCATCCGCATGGCGGTGATCCCCTTCGGCCGCTCCGGCGTCATCTCGGCCTCGATGCTCGGCCTCGGCCGCGCCCTCGGCGAGACGATGGCCGTCGCCACCGTGCTCTCGCCCGACTTCCTGATCCACACCAGCCTGCTCGACCCGGGCGGCGGCACCTTCGCCCAGAACATCGCCAGCAAGTTCAGCGAGGCCACCGAGTTCGGCCGTGACGCGCTGATCGCCTCCGGTCTGGTCCTGTTCGTCATCACCCTGCTGGTCAACGGCGCGGCCCGCGCGATCATCGCCCGCCGCAAGGAGTACTCGGGGGCCAACGCATGA
- the pstS gene encoding phosphate ABC transporter substrate-binding protein PstS, with translation MKLQRMNRRALALGALAVSGALALTACGSDETGNPGGGSSNAAAPSNIKCDDASGQVLADGSSAQKNAVDAWVKQFSAACKVEINYKAGGSGAGVTAFTQGQVPWAGSDSALKPEEVEASKKICSGGQGIDLPMVGGPIAVGYNVPGVDKLVLDSSTIAKIFDSKITNWNDPAIAKLNPDAKLPNLKIQAFHRSDESGTTDNFTKYLIATAKKDFPYEGGKAWQAKGGQSAPQSSGVAAQVKQTAGAIGYFELSYAKDGIKTVAIDTGAAKPVEATVENATKAIAEAKVVGTGKDLALKLNYGTKADGAYPMVLVTYEIVCDKGNKAETLPAVKAFLRYAASEDGQKILAENDYAPMPEEIIGKVRTTVESLS, from the coding sequence GTGAAGCTTCAGCGCATGAACCGGCGGGCCCTCGCTCTCGGTGCTCTCGCCGTCTCCGGCGCCCTGGCCCTCACGGCGTGCGGCTCCGACGAGACCGGCAACCCGGGCGGAGGCTCCTCCAACGCCGCCGCCCCGAGCAACATCAAGTGTGACGACGCCTCGGGCCAGGTGCTCGCCGACGGCTCCTCCGCGCAGAAGAACGCGGTCGACGCGTGGGTCAAGCAGTTCTCGGCGGCCTGCAAGGTGGAGATCAACTACAAGGCCGGCGGTTCCGGTGCGGGTGTCACCGCGTTCACGCAGGGCCAGGTCCCCTGGGCCGGTTCGGACTCGGCGCTGAAGCCCGAAGAGGTCGAGGCCTCCAAGAAGATCTGCTCCGGCGGCCAGGGCATCGACCTGCCGATGGTCGGCGGCCCGATCGCCGTGGGCTACAACGTCCCGGGCGTCGACAAGCTCGTCCTGGACTCGTCGACGATCGCCAAGATCTTCGACAGCAAGATCACCAACTGGAACGACCCGGCGATCGCGAAGCTGAACCCCGACGCGAAGCTGCCCAACCTCAAGATCCAGGCGTTCCACCGCTCGGACGAGTCCGGCACCACGGACAACTTCACCAAGTACCTGATCGCCACCGCCAAGAAGGACTTCCCCTACGAGGGCGGCAAGGCCTGGCAGGCCAAGGGCGGCCAGTCCGCTCCGCAGTCCTCCGGGGTCGCCGCGCAGGTCAAGCAGACCGCCGGCGCGATCGGCTACTTCGAGCTGTCGTACGCCAAGGACGGAATCAAGACCGTCGCCATCGACACCGGCGCCGCCAAGCCGGTCGAGGCGACCGTCGAGAACGCCACCAAGGCGATCGCGGAGGCCAAGGTCGTCGGCACCGGCAAGGACCTCGCCCTGAAGCTGAACTACGGGACCAAGGCCGACGGCGCCTACCCGATGGTCCTGGTGACGTACGAGATCGTCTGCGACAAGGGCAACAAGGCCGAGACCCTGCCCGCGGTCAAGGCGTTCCTGCGCTACGCGGCCTCGGAGGACGGCCAGAAGATCCTCGCCGAGAACGACTACGCGCCCATGCCCGAGGAGATCATCGGCAAGGTTCGCACGACCGTCGAGAGCCTGAGCTGA